The following proteins are encoded in a genomic region of Planococcus lenghuensis:
- a CDS encoding murein hydrolase activator EnvC family protein — protein sequence MGILSVKSKWMMTGLSSLLAASLLVPSAEASKLDELKQRQEQAEQKQGELRSGISEKTSQISENQSVLEQIMAQIQELDGKIRETEQRVAIVEGEIVQTNSEIEELQQSIAELEKKIAEREELLKERARAIQKSGGPVEYIDVLLGANSFIDFIDRFSAVNTLIEADREIMRQQAEDKKLLGEQKTLVEKKLAEQELQRAELVGLKQSFDNQKSEKAGLVKQLETEQARLLKEKGALEVAHAESVEVSAELEQQVAAEQARLAEVARKQEEERLRRLAAEKAAAEKAAAEKAAAERAAAEQAAAERAEAERAAAAEKNSTPASSASSEPAPVEETATVTAKSKVASSSSSPSSGWVRPTTGYISSGAGGRDIGDGYETHIGLDIANNSGTPIVAARDGVVVHAGPMGTYGNMIMLTHSIGGQVYTTVYAHLSSIAVSPGQSVGAGQFIGGMGSTGRSTGPHLHFEVHVGPWNSARTNFVNPLNYVSF from the coding sequence ATGGGGATTTTGAGCGTGAAGTCAAAGTGGATGATGACTGGATTATCTTCTCTGCTCGCAGCAAGTCTGCTGGTTCCATCGGCAGAAGCGAGCAAACTGGACGAATTGAAGCAACGCCAGGAACAGGCGGAGCAAAAGCAAGGTGAACTTCGTTCAGGCATCAGTGAAAAAACAAGTCAGATCAGCGAGAATCAGTCTGTACTGGAACAGATCATGGCGCAGATCCAGGAACTGGACGGCAAGATCCGGGAGACTGAACAGCGGGTTGCAATTGTTGAAGGGGAAATCGTACAGACGAACTCTGAGATTGAAGAACTGCAGCAATCCATCGCTGAACTTGAAAAGAAAATCGCTGAACGCGAAGAGCTGCTGAAAGAACGCGCACGCGCCATTCAGAAAAGCGGCGGTCCGGTTGAATACATCGATGTCCTCTTGGGAGCAAACAGCTTCATTGACTTCATTGACCGATTCTCTGCAGTCAATACACTGATCGAAGCAGACCGCGAAATCATGCGGCAACAGGCAGAAGACAAGAAACTGCTTGGCGAACAGAAAACGCTTGTCGAAAAGAAACTGGCAGAGCAGGAACTGCAGCGGGCGGAACTGGTGGGCTTAAAGCAATCATTTGATAACCAAAAAAGTGAAAAGGCGGGCCTTGTCAAACAGTTGGAGACAGAGCAGGCCCGGCTTCTAAAAGAAAAAGGGGCATTGGAAGTAGCCCATGCTGAATCCGTTGAAGTCAGTGCGGAACTCGAACAGCAGGTAGCTGCAGAACAGGCACGACTCGCAGAAGTCGCGCGCAAGCAGGAAGAAGAGCGCCTGCGGAGACTGGCTGCAGAGAAAGCCGCTGCAGAGAAAGCCGCTGCAGAGAAAGCGGCTGCTGAACGGGCGGCTGCTGAACAGGCCGCGGCAGAGCGGGCTGAAGCTGAAAGAGCGGCAGCCGCAGAAAAGAACAGCACACCGGCATCATCGGCATCCAGTGAACCGGCACCTGTTGAAGAAACTGCAACTGTAACGGCTAAAAGCAAAGTCGCATCAAGTTCTTCATCTCCTTCATCGGGATGGGTTCGTCCGACGACCGGATACATCTCTTCCGGAGCTGGCGGCCGGGATATCGGTGATGGTTATGAGACACATATCGGTCTCGATATTGCGAATAATTCCGGAACACCGATCGTTGCAGCTCGCGATGGTGTAGTTGTTCATGCCGGACCGATGGGGACATATGGCAATATGATCATGCTGACCCATTCGATCGGTGGTCAGGTATATACGACTGTGTATGCGCATTTAAGCTCAATTGCGGTCAGCCCGGGTCAATCCGTGGGGGCTGGTCAATTCATCGGTGGTATGGGCAGCACGGGGCGTTCCACAGGGCCGCATCTTCACTTCGAAGTGCACGTGGGACCATGGAACAGCGCGCGGACGAATTTCGTCAATCCATTGAATTATGTATCATTTTAA
- the ftsX gene encoding permease-like cell division protein FtsX, with protein MKPRTTFRHFRESFKSLGRNAWMTFASVSAVTVTLLLVGVFMVIMMNLNKVADDLENDVEIKAFVTLTADESTAGNLETVIGQLPGVESVAYATKEDELQELITDYGDELSLFNQSNPLNDVFYIKAADPQQTASVATQVASLQGIEDVKYGEGKIEKLFSFLNLSRNIGLGLILALLFTAMFLISNTIRITIVARRHEIEIMKLVGATNWFVRIPFILEGMWLGILGAIVPVALVTLLYYNVTLYAEPRLSGEMIQLLEFSPFIYQVNALILLMGVFIGIWGSFMSIRKFLKV; from the coding sequence ATGAAGCCTAGAACGACATTCCGCCATTTCCGGGAAAGCTTTAAAAGCCTCGGCCGCAATGCATGGATGACTTTCGCATCTGTAAGCGCAGTGACTGTCACCCTGCTCCTCGTCGGAGTCTTTATGGTCATTATGATGAACTTAAACAAAGTGGCAGATGATCTGGAAAACGATGTGGAGATCAAAGCGTTCGTGACATTAACCGCCGATGAAAGTACAGCAGGCAACCTGGAAACGGTAATCGGTCAGCTTCCGGGAGTTGAGTCGGTCGCATATGCTACAAAAGAAGATGAGTTGCAGGAACTGATTACGGATTATGGCGATGAACTCAGTCTGTTCAATCAAAGCAATCCTTTGAACGATGTTTTCTATATCAAAGCTGCGGATCCTCAGCAGACCGCTTCAGTGGCAACTCAAGTGGCAAGCCTTCAGGGAATCGAAGATGTAAAATACGGAGAAGGCAAGATTGAAAAGCTTTTCAGTTTCCTGAACCTGAGCCGCAATATCGGTCTTGGCCTGATTCTGGCGTTGTTGTTTACTGCAATGTTCCTGATTTCAAACACAATCCGGATTACAATTGTGGCAAGGCGCCATGAGATTGAGATCATGAAACTGGTAGGAGCCACCAACTGGTTTGTACGGATTCCGTTTATTCTGGAAGGGATGTGGCTCGGTATTCTCGGTGCAATTGTGCCGGTCGCTCTTGTGACGTTGCTTTACTATAATGTCACGTTATACGCAGAGCCCCGACTCAGCGGTGAGATGATCCAGCTGCTGGAGTTCTCTCCATTTATTTATCAGGTTAATGCATTGATCCTGCTCATGGGAGTCTTTATCGGTATCTGGGGCAGCTTTATGTCAATACGGAAATTCTTAAAAGTCTAA
- the ftsE gene encoding cell division ATP-binding protein FtsE: MIQLKNVYKKYPNGIVSLNGVNLEINQGEFVYVVGPSGAGKSTFIKMIYREEKPSAGQIMVNGLSLAKLKSKRVPYLRRQIGVVFQDFKLLPRLTVYENIAFALEVIETSPAAIRRRVMEVLQMVGLEHKAKMLPAELSGGEQQRIAIARSIVNIPKVVIADEPTGNLDPDTSWEIMRLFEQINARGTTIIMATHNREVVNAIRHRVIAIEDGLVVRDVAGGDYGYEA; encoded by the coding sequence ATGATCCAGTTAAAAAATGTATATAAGAAGTATCCGAATGGAATTGTCTCCTTAAACGGCGTTAACCTGGAAATCAACCAGGGAGAATTCGTATATGTAGTCGGGCCAAGCGGTGCGGGGAAATCCACATTCATCAAAATGATTTACCGGGAAGAAAAACCGTCAGCCGGGCAGATTATGGTGAATGGCCTAAGCCTGGCAAAACTGAAAAGCAAGCGGGTTCCTTACTTGCGACGTCAGATTGGCGTTGTGTTTCAGGATTTTAAGCTTCTTCCGCGCCTGACTGTTTATGAGAACATCGCTTTTGCCCTTGAAGTCATCGAAACATCACCGGCAGCCATCAGGCGGCGGGTAATGGAAGTTCTACAGATGGTCGGACTTGAACATAAAGCGAAAATGCTGCCGGCAGAATTATCCGGCGGTGAACAGCAGCGCATAGCGATCGCCCGGTCCATCGTCAATATTCCCAAAGTGGTCATTGCAGATGAACCGACCGGGAATCTGGATCCGGATACCTCATGGGAGATCATGAGACTGTTTGAGCAGATCAATGCACGCGGCACAACAATTATTATGGCGACGCATAACCGGGAAGTTGTAAATGCAATCCGGCACAGAGTCATAGCAATCGAAGACGGGCTTGTTGTCCGGGATGTAGCCGGAGGTGACTACGGCTATGAAGCCTAG
- a CDS encoding c-type cytochrome produces the protein MRKYLMAMVFGSALLLGACGEEEADFTESDELTEDAPEEDPVEEDTEEAAEEVVEEDEEDIVAESPDDAIGEDDAEGDAGSEGVATVDAEQIIQQNCSSCHGADLAGVGGIPALNDVGSRLSSDEILTVIHEGPGAMPAEIITGAEAEAVAEYLSTLQ, from the coding sequence ATGAGAAAATACTTGATGGCTATGGTTTTTGGTTCAGCACTTTTATTAGGGGCATGCGGCGAAGAAGAAGCGGATTTCACAGAATCAGATGAACTGACAGAGGATGCTCCTGAAGAAGATCCGGTTGAAGAAGATACAGAAGAAGCAGCTGAAGAAGTGGTCGAGGAAGATGAAGAAGATATTGTGGCTGAATCTCCGGATGATGCAATTGGTGAAGATGACGCGGAAGGGGATGCAGGCTCTGAAGGAGTCGCAACTGTTGATGCTGAACAGATTATTCAGCAAAACTGTTCATCGTGTCATGGAGCGGATTTAGCAGGAGTCGGAGGTATCCCGGCACTGAATGACGTCGGATCCCGCTTGTCGTCTGATGAAATTCTCACTGTGATTCACGAAGGACCGGGAGCCATGCCCGCTGAAATCATTACCGGCGCAGAAGCGGAAGCAGTGGCGGAATATTTATCAACGCTCCAATAA
- a CDS encoding YitT family protein — translation MQRKNKRIQKEPHPLLSAVTEYILVLAGSACVAIAFNVFLLPNEVASGGVSGISTILYGLWGWEPAFVQWSMNIPLFISGVILLGKQFGIKTAVGTIFLPFIVFMTDSWEPWTLNPLLGALFGGIGVGLGLGAVFRGNASTGGTDLAAQIITKYTGFTLGTSVALIDGLIVLAAAAVFDIEQGLYALIGLYVTTKTIDLVQVGLGRSKLVYIITNRQEAIRDAIYEDIDRGVTKLAATGGYTETEKPVVMVVVHQTEFSRLKQLVKRVDPTAFVIVSDASEVLGEGFTRA, via the coding sequence GTGCAAAGAAAAAATAAACGAATTCAGAAAGAGCCGCATCCGCTCTTATCAGCCGTAACAGAGTACATACTGGTACTGGCGGGTTCCGCCTGTGTCGCTATTGCGTTCAATGTTTTCCTCTTGCCAAATGAAGTGGCATCCGGCGGAGTCAGCGGAATCAGCACCATTCTGTATGGCTTGTGGGGGTGGGAACCGGCGTTTGTCCAATGGTCAATGAATATTCCATTATTCATTTCAGGAGTAATCCTGCTTGGTAAGCAATTTGGGATTAAAACAGCAGTCGGGACGATTTTTTTGCCGTTTATTGTATTCATGACAGATTCATGGGAACCATGGACCCTTAACCCGCTGCTTGGTGCCTTATTCGGCGGAATCGGGGTCGGATTGGGACTTGGTGCTGTATTCCGCGGGAATGCTTCCACTGGCGGAACGGATCTTGCCGCGCAAATCATCACCAAGTATACCGGCTTCACACTCGGAACGAGCGTTGCGCTGATTGACGGCCTGATTGTGCTGGCGGCTGCCGCCGTTTTCGATATTGAACAAGGACTGTATGCACTTATCGGTTTATATGTAACAACAAAGACAATCGATCTTGTGCAAGTCGGTTTAGGAAGATCCAAATTAGTGTATATCATAACTAATAGACAAGAAGCGATCCGCGATGCGATTTATGAGGACATTGACCGTGGTGTAACGAAACTGGCAGCTACAGGCGGATACACGGAGACGGAAAAACCGGTTGTGATGGTGGTCGTGCATCAGACAGAATTTTCCCGGCTGAAACAACTGGTGAAGCGAGTGGACCCGACGGCGTTCGTCATTGTGTCCGATGCCTCTGAAGTGCTCGGGGAAGGTTTCACGCGTGCTTGA
- the prfB gene encoding peptide chain release factor 2 (programmed frameshift), producing MELAEVRNELDNTAGKLADYRGSLDLENKEARIQELDEMMLDPDFWNDQDSAQSVISELNGLKDLVGTYRGFEETQENLEMTLELLREEADTELQEELGTELKEYTAKLDDFELQLLLSEPYDKNNAILELHPGAGGTESQDWGSMLLRMYTRWGEKRGFKVETLDYLPGDEAGIKSVTLGFKGHNAYGYLKAEKGVHRLVRISPFDSSGRRHTSFVSIDVMPEFNEEIEIEIRTEDLKVDTYRASGAGGQHINTTDSAVRITHIPTGAVVSCQQERSQIKNREKAMNMLKAKLYALKIEEQEAQMAEIRGEQKEIGWGSQIRSYVFHPYSMVKDHRTNHETGNLQAVMDGDIDGFINSYLRSKMQ from the exons ATGGAATTAGCAGAAGTACGTAACGAGCTAGACAATACAGCCGGAAAATTGGCGGACTACAGGGGGTCTCTT GACTTAGAGAACAAAGAGGCACGCATACAGGAACTCGATGAAATGATGCTGGATCCTGACTTTTGGAATGACCAGGATAGCGCCCAGTCCGTTATATCCGAATTAAATGGTCTGAAGGATCTGGTGGGCACCTACCGGGGATTCGAGGAGACGCAGGAAAACTTGGAAATGACGCTTGAATTGCTCCGGGAAGAAGCGGACACAGAACTGCAGGAGGAACTCGGCACCGAGCTGAAGGAGTACACAGCGAAATTGGATGATTTTGAATTACAGCTGCTCCTGAGTGAACCGTATGACAAAAACAACGCGATCCTTGAGCTGCACCCGGGAGCAGGCGGCACTGAATCGCAGGACTGGGGTTCAATGCTGCTGCGGATGTATACCCGCTGGGGAGAAAAGCGCGGGTTCAAAGTAGAGACACTGGATTACCTGCCGGGTGATGAAGCCGGCATCAAATCCGTTACCTTGGGTTTTAAAGGTCATAACGCGTATGGTTATCTGAAAGCGGAAAAAGGCGTTCACCGGCTTGTCCGGATTTCGCCGTTCGATTCATCCGGTCGTCGGCACACATCGTTTGTATCGATTGATGTTATGCCCGAGTTCAATGAAGAAATTGAAATCGAGATCCGGACAGAAGACTTGAAAGTCGATACGTACCGGGCCAGTGGGGCAGGCGGTCAGCATATCAATACAACCGATTCCGCTGTACGGATCACGCATATCCCGACGGGCGCAGTTGTTTCCTGTCAGCAGGAACGTTCTCAGATCAAAAACCGGGAAAAGGCCATGAATATGTTGAAAGCTAAATTGTATGCGTTGAAGATTGAAGAGCAGGAAGCTCAGATGGCGGAGATCCGTGGAGAACAAAAAGAGATCGGATGGGGAAGCCAGATCCGTTCTTATGTATTCCATCCGTATTCAATGGTGAAAGACCACCGGACGAACCATGAAACCGGAAACCTCCAAGCCGTAATGGATGGAGATATCGACGGATTCATCAATTCCTATTTGCGTTCGAAGATGCAGTAA